The genomic window gttattgATCCCCCTTTTGCCTTAAAAATAGACTTTTTCTTTCACAGTATATCCTAATTatgatttcccctccctctactcctcccaattCCTCTCTACCCCCAGTGCAGTCGAGATCCACTTACTTTCtgtctctcagaaaacaaacagacttctaagttataaaataaagtaaattataagagggaataacaaaaactaacacattggaATTGAACAAAGCAAGCAGAAGGAAAAGGGCCTATGAAAATGGGTCTAGCTGTGTTGTAGCCCTTGATTTGCTGATGCTAGCTTTCTGCTGTCAAATGCTCTGTTTCTTGAAAGCTCGCCAAAGAGACTTCAGTGTGTAGGTACAGAGAGTTGGTTTCTAGGCTTTCCCACAGaaatcccctctctccttcccaataCACGAGCCCGCTGCGACAAAGCTTGAGGAACATGCAGACAGCTGGCTTCTGAACTGTACCCTCCTGCAGCAAACACAGGCTCCCCCCAAACCCCAGCAGCTGCTCTGAGAGAACCTGATCTAGCATTAGAATAGCCCTATCCATGAAAGCCTCCCTCCTTTAACAAGATACCTTGTAGAGCCACAAATGTTCTCTTGAGGAGGTGCCAGCCTCCCTCGCCTCTAACAAGGCTGTTCACATAAGTGCCAAGCTTTTTGGACTCAGGGCTGAACTCCAACCTATGCTGTGGGAAGGTTTGTGACCTGAGGTGCcttgttttcaataaaaaaagggggggccgggtggtggtggtgtacccCTGTAAtcgaggcaggcggatttctgagtttgaggctagcctggtctacagagtgagtctcaggacagccagggctacacagagaaaccctgtctcaaataacccAAATCCAAAAGGACTTTCATGCAACTTGCAATGGAGTCTGCACTTCCTGAGCTCTTCTGAGTTTCCAGCAGTACTAGGATATGACAGCTGGATCTTTGTGTTCATTGATTACaatcttcctgaggaaccaccacactgatttcttTAGTAGTTGTATAGCATCCTAGCTAAAGTGACTTGTTACTTGTATcattgaacttagccattctgactagtgtaagatgaaatctcaaagtagttttgacttgcatttcttaAGATCTGTATCCtgttttaatttggttatttgttttcttttatttttttcttttttaaagagatttatttatttatttattatatgtaactacactgtagctgtcttcagactcacaagaagagggcatcagacctcattacagatggttgtgtcactatgtggttgctgggatttgaattcaggatcttcagaagagcagtcggtgctcttaaccactaagccatctctccagtcctggttATTTGTTTCCTTAACATCACATTTTTGAGCTGTTTATCTGTTTTGGATATTGGTCCTCTACTGGATGTGTTGCtggtaatttttttcatatttatcctGGAGGTTGCAACTTTGGCGAAATGATGATGCAGAAGCCTTTCAGTTCGATGAAGTCTCACTGAATGATTAAttatcttagtgcctgtgcttaCATTGTTCTTTTCAAAATTTCTTTTCCTGTGCTAAAGAGTTCACGGCTatcctccacttttttttttcttttattggtttagtgtgtctggttttatgttcagGTCTTTGATCAATTgggatttgagttttgtgcagcaTGATAAAGATAGATCCTTTTGCACTTTATATGCAGCCATCGAATTTGTTcagtatcatttgttgaagatgctttatttcctttttacagtgtttctggcttctttataaaaaatatgaGGTTTTCATAGGCATGTGAATTTATGCTGAACCTCCAATTTTATTCCATGCATCctcatgtctgtttttgtgccaatgCTATGCTGTTTTTGTTACTATAGCTCAgtaatacaacttgaaatcagggatattGATACTTCTTGTAGTGCAAATGTGATTAGTATTGTCTTGTTTTAGCTAtcgtgtgtatatgtctgtgtgtgtgtgtgtgtatgtgtgtgtgtgtgtgtgtgtgtgtgtgtgtgtgtgtatgtgtttggtgttTTCTCTTGAAGCGAAAAATTTGTTCTTTCATGATCTATAAAGAATTATGAtacaattttgatggggattaccttgaatgtatattttttggtaggatggcagttattactatattaatactacTGTTCCATTGGcctgagagatctttccatcttctaatatatttttttaattttatttcttcactgtcttctaatttttatcataaaagtctctcatttgcttggttagggtAACCCCAAGATGTTtaatattatttgaggctattagAAAAAGTTTTCCTGCTcttttgctctccgctctcccacactctctcatctctctgcccctggggctcttctccccaccacgtggtcatggccagcctccactctctcactctctctattctttctctctctctctacctctctctctacctctctctaccactaactcccatcccctactctgaataaactctattctataccaaaaaaaaaagttttcctgatTTTTCTCTCAGTCTGTTTAACACTTGTATGTgtgagggctactgatttttatgagttaatttcatatccatcTATGTTGCTGGATGTGTTTTCAGGTATCATTGTTTCCCAGTGAAATTtttagggatatatatatatatatatatatatatatatatatatatatatccacaaataaaaatactttgtcttcttcttttctAGTTGTATCCCCTTGATCACTGCCAGCTGTCTTATTGATCTAGCTAAATCTTCAAGTACTGTAGTGAATAGATAAGGAGATAAAGatttcttgttcctgattttgaTGGACTTGGTTTGAATttctcttgatttaattttatggtAGCTATAGGCTTGCTATATAAACTGCTTTTATTATGCTAAGGTATGTCCTTTGCATCCATGATCATTCCCAgatttttctgttctctctgtatTTTTTACCCATCAAGTGGAATTTGTGCTCCTCATATATTTGGCCTTCTAGGGAATTATGGTCAGCCTATCAGTCAGCTTTTTTGTAGGAACTAACTGTAGAGTTCCCATGAAAAATAAAGTATCTCATTGAGAAATAGAGTATGTTCAAGATACATAATTATACTAAGTTCACCAAAGATCCATTGTCAGAATAGACATAAATGAATCAATTAATCTTCTATGAACAAATATACCCCGAGTAACTACTGTGTGGTTTCACTAGTTCTACCTGATAAATCACCTGAGAAGTAAATTTCAACatgaattttatcagatatttatacCATTATAGGTGTGCTGCCATCTTCTCATAATAAAACCCTAATCCTTCTCACATACATATAGGCAAGATATGCCAACCTTTCTTGGCCATAGCTATCTGTAGTTTGCTAACACAGAAATCTGTGGCAGGAAGAGTACGTACTCATAATGGTTATTTCAAAGTTCTTTTTATAGTTTCCCAACTATACATCCCTTGCAGCCATAACAAGATCTACCCCTCAGTTAAACTTTGCAAAACTACAAGCAAAATAACCTCTGTTTAAATATCCTTCTAATGCAATCAAATCTACTTTTTACAGACCAAAGCAAACAAATTCAGTTTagtaatttttctatttatagtCTTAAATAAAGGATCATTCTCCCTGTTTCTTAGAGAAGTTTTTTGGGAGAATATATATAAGCCAACTGCTATGTAAACAATGTACCATAGCACTGAAAATAGAACCAAGGGTACCTTCCTTTAAGTTCCAATTAAAGAGCATCTCAAAGTCACTTATGAAAGCACTTTACCATTGTGAATTGAAACTTTCAATGCAAAATTTATCCTATCTAAAATAAAGGGACAGtgatagaacagagactgaggaaatgaccAAACAATAACCATCCCAATACCTTGAGACCCataccatgggcaagcaccaatcaatgacaccattaatgatactctgttatgcttgtacacaagaacctagcataactgtcctctgagaggcttactgaaacagatgcagatacccacatctaaacattggacagaggttgAGGATTCTTGTGGAATAGTTGGGGGAAAGATCAAAGGCCGTGAAAGGGCTAGGAACTCCGTAGGAAGGCCaagagaatcaactaacctggacccttgggagttctcagaaactgagccaccaaccaaagagcatacaggggcTGGACCCAAGCCCCCAGCACATACATAGCATATGTGCAGTTGTGCAGCCCAGTCTTCATGTGggcccaacaactggagcaggggctgtacctaaagctgttgcctgcctgtggaatCCTTTCCCCAACAGAGCTTCCTTGTCTGGCAAGAAGTGCCTAGGCCTACCTACATAAACTTCATGTTTCAGGCCTAGAAAGATACCCAGGGGATCCtaacctctcagaggagaaagggaggggttgTAGAAGCAGGGACTATGTGAGAGGGCATCTGGATGGGggcagtgattgggatgtaaaaataaacaaataatagacagacagacagacagacagatagacagacagatagatagaatgTGACCCTTACTTGATGGGGTTTTCCCTTCTTTGAGGAGAAGGGCAGGGGTTAATGGAGAGACAAATTTGTAAAGGTGGAACTGGGAGTGGTTGCGATCAGGATGTATAGtgcataaattaattaatgaaaaatattaggATCCAGGCACATTCTCCTAAAttgaataacaaaataaaacaaaaacaatgcaaacaaatggatggaattagaaaataccCTGAGTGgcataacccagacccagaaagacactcATAGTATGTATtgatttataagtggatatttgccataAAATACTGGATACCCAGGCTATACTATGTAGACTCAAGGAAGCTAAATAACAAAGAGGGCCTAagggaagatgcttgaatctcactcagaaggggaaataaggACTTAGAATGGTGGAGGGGGAATGTGGGTGGGAGAGGTgattgttgtggatgggcctggtgctattcttgtgaaccaatcccctaatgaataaagaagccaatcactgggcatgTAGGTGgaacttttgggtttgatggaggaagagaggaagcaggagagagtgggGTGCTTTTGGAATAGGGACAGTAGAcaggtaagatgtagctgctaaaGTTTTctggtatcatggcagatccacaaggattcaccactggaggaatcagattttaataaagcttacaagattaggtttaaGTTGTTgtacccagagattgagttaatattgtttctgaactaaagtTTATGTTGCGTTTTCCTTCATGCAGTGACTCGTCTGCATGTACAACAGCAAAGCATGgatttgccagatgtgcaccacacaggccatgggggatttgaagcacagggttggGGTAGGTGGGGAAGGGCATGATGGCaacccaccagtgggaacctagcaagctggctggagagactgtggagttctgagtgagagtctccatgagataaaaacaggtcagccattgcactccagtgcatggccagccaggacaacagggcagaggcagaagtgTGGGAATGtgattgttcatttttttaatacttcCCCCAAAAGATGGCAAACCAACATGCTGGCTGGTCACTAATCTACTagaaattttagatttttaacctgagaggtttttttttttttttttttttcctttcttttattgagTAGCTGGGTAGCACTGATATGAGCCACATGGGAATTGAAACATAGAAAGCAGACTCTGAGGTCCACTGCTGGGGGGAATGCTGGCTGCTCTAGGCAAAGAGCCTAAATATACGATGGTATAAGATTGCTTTATATGCTGTTACCTCTcttacctcttggcactctcacctctggtcatggccggcctccacttctcttctctctctctctctctctctctctctctctctctctctctctctctctctctctctctcttcctttctctacctccactaccctattaactctcatcctctgccctgaataaactcttctatcaaaaaaaaaaaaagatttctttactTGCCTTGCAGGATATTCATATTCTGTCTATTGTGGGCTCCACAGCAATATTGGGGTTTATATCCTTTTGGCAACACAGGAAAGGCCTAAGTATAGGCACATACAGCATTTCAGTTTATCTCTACAAGATAAAAACAGATCAGCCATTGCCTGCCGGTACATGGCTGGGCAGGCTGCCAGGGCAAGAATGTGCCacttcaacttttttttaatacttgCCCCCCATAGGAAATGAGAATAGGAATAAAGATGGGGATCAAGTGTTGGGAGAAGGAGTGCAGAAGGCTGGGAGAGAGAACAGATATCTGTGGAAGGTATGTCTGGGATtggccagagacctgggatgtgggaGTCTCCTAGGTGTATGAATGTGACCCTAACTGAGACTCTTAGCAGTGgaggatatggagactgaagtaaccacctcctgtagccaagcAGAATTTCCAGAAGATGGAGGGGAACCTcaaaccacccacaaaaccttcaatccaAAATTTGTCCTCCCTACAAGGCAGGGAtaaagacagagtgacagagtaGAGATTGAGTGAATGGAGAACGAATGACTGGCTCAATGTGAGACTTAGCCCATGGGACAGAGCTAccccttgacactattaatgacactctgctatacttgcagataggttcctagcataactgtctttgGAGCTGTTTCAGtatatggaaacagatgcagggacTCACAGCCAAACAGCTTGGAAAacctgtggaagagtgggggataaGATTTGAGAGAGTTAGTGACTTACGGGctgtggtagtgcacgcctttaatcccagcacttgggaggcagaggcaggcaggtttctgagttcgaggccagcctggtctacagagtgagttccaggacagccagggctacacagagaaaccctgtctcagggaaaaaaagatttaagagagttcgaggggtcaaggacaccacaagaagacctatgAAATCCACTAACGTGGACCCATAggtgctcacagaggctgaatcaccaaccaaagagaatccaggggctggacctaggcgccctacacatttgtagcagatatgAAGCTTGATCTTTGTGTGGATCCCATAACAATTGGGGCAGGGTCTCTCGTTAACTCTGTTGTTTGCCATTGGATTCCCTTGCCTTtgctggactgcctggttgagCCTCAGTGGGAGCTGATGTCCTTAGTCGTGCTGCAAATTGATGTCCCAGGGCAGGGTAGTACCCAAGGGGAGTTCCCTTTCTCCGAGGACAAGGAGATGGGTAATGgggagagggatttgtaaggaCTGGGGGTAATGAATGTGACCaagatataaagtaaaaataaaatgaataaatgaataaataataaattaatagaaaaaggTCATAATTATTACATTACCCCGAAAAACTATTATGAAATGTGGTGGGATTATAATTATGGGCCTCAGAAGTAATAATGATTTTACAATGTTTTGAGGGTAAGCTTTCATTCCTGGATTCATAGCCCTATAACAAAAGAGTATAATTTCTTTCCTCCATGCCTCTCCACTTTCCCCCTCTTGCCCTCTCCCTGCTACCCtcatttcccccttctcccttttttcgtccccatccctcctctctcttttgctTTTACACTTCCCTCCATGCTTCTCCATATTCCTCCCTGTCTTTTCACATTCTgtgcctcttccctccttcttttcttccctctgtttTCTATAGATCAGGAATTATACTGTCCTCAGGAAGTAGAATTCTAGACAGCCTGATCTTATAGTTCCAAACCTCTGAGATATAGAAAATTAGAATCAGTTAAGGTGGTGAATATCATGCACACATTGTATATTTTGTTATAGAAGCCAGCATGGACTTGCATAATTCTGCCCCTTGATTCTGAAGCACACACCTGAGGTTATGTATTTACTCACCTCTTCAATTAGATTACCACCCACTTTACCTTTCTAAGACTTTACAGGGACATCTGAACATAATATATGTTTGTCGCAGATAAATAAACACAACGTATAATTCATAAACACTTGACTTTTATCTATGTATTTTACAAGccaggaaaaatattttcttgcatttattACATTTAACTTTaccaaaccaaagaaagaaagcagttaaAGGAAACTAGGCTTAACCATGTTGATAATTCCCTGCTAGTCCCAGTATACTGACTTACTAACTCTTAAGATTATTTTGTACTTTCAAGAAAATCTCTTGATGGCAGGACAACTTCAAGCATCAACAGGGGTGGTAGAAGCTGCTGGAGATTTTTCCGGGGAATCTTCAGTAGACTGGTCAGTGGTGTCAGTATTATCTTCATCCCTGGCTTCTGCTCTCTCCTGCTCATCTTTCAAAGCCTCTTGGTAAAGGGCTGAGATGGCACtaggctttgttttgttgatcttagccaaatATTCCAGGACTTTCATCTTGCTTGTTTCAGCATGGGCTTGGGGACCCCACAGGAACTCGTAGCGTGGAGGATCACTGTCGGCCACCTGCCGGTACTCCAGGTACTTCAGCTTCACCAAATACTGGGTCATGAGCTTCCGTGGCTCACCAAAGATGCGGTGCTTCTTCCCTGGGTAGATTTGCTTCTTCTTCAGGATTTCCCACATGTCTTCTTCACTGGCGCAGTTGCCCTGAATGAAGATGATGCCCAGGACACTCATCAGGAAACCGGTCTTGGGTAAGCCTTTGCCTGCACGGATCCtcccattgttggggagtttCAGCTTGCTGATGAGGTTGTATGAGGGCTGACTGGAGTTGACTTCCCTCACTTCCACTGCAAAGGCATCCTCGAGCTTCTCAGAGGCTTTCCTGAGGATCTCAGGAAAGTCTTTTTCATACTTCTTGGTGATAACCTTCAGCATTTCTTCCTTGGTCGTGAGCTGCTTCAAATTGTAGTTGTGGAGCAGGTACTGTAACACGATTGCCACCCTCCTTGCTATCAGATCTTGGTGCAG from Apodemus sylvaticus chromosome X, mApoSyl1.1, whole genome shotgun sequence includes these protein-coding regions:
- the LOC127674473 gene encoding melanoma-associated antigen B3-like, whose protein sequence is MPRGQKSKLHARGKRHQARGETQASEGAQETARETAEEASERAEESSAAFQSQSGAESSSPPKAPQKATPTATLFLSSSSSESDESSYEDYEPSMQKERPYEAGPATTTLHQDLIARRVAIVLQYLLHNYNLKQLTTKEEMLKVITKKYEKDFPEILRKASEKLEDAFAVEVREVNSSQPSYNLISKLKLPNNGRIRAGKGLPKTGFLMSVLGIIFIQGNCASEEDMWEILKKKQIYPGKKHRIFGEPRKLMTQYLVKLKYLEYRQVADSDPPRYEFLWGPQAHAETSKMKVLEYLAKINKTKPSAISALYQEALKDEQERAEARDEDNTDTTDQSTEDSPEKSPAASTTPVDA